Proteins from a single region of Aythya fuligula isolate bAytFul2 chromosome 3, bAytFul2.pri, whole genome shotgun sequence:
- the FAM228B gene encoding protein FAM228B isoform X3: MGCQQTHPMTCAVSSPKTPWQQRPKCPSRVTEQEQQKLWQRFPSAPARSNAANTFDCSRFFGKKNATKYWLTQKGLRHLKAAPDESRGIIASAQAILDRENYFVREVDRYLRHNNFLNLRKKEILYKKWLEDVSEPLLQKIEDKMGSQSSDEIEKRKEEQLTLYLNYCKKKVSIPALQDPLLEAIQRKFVETGIVKQCETGRLCSAREVNELSKAEPPLLPLSRQRMDAVAWLKIPPLYIASEAHRTRRLRVVEHHTDSKS, from the exons ATGGGCTGCCAGCAG ACTCATCCGATGACGTGTGCTGTGAGTAGCCCAAAGACTCCCTGGCAGCAGAGGCCGAAGTGCCCCAGCCGTGTAACAgaacaggagcagcagaagctgtggCAG AGGttcccctcagccccagcaagGAGCAACGCAGCAAACACTTTTGACTGCAGCAGATTCTTTGGGAAGAAGAATGCCACCAAATATTGGCTGACACAGAAGGGCTTACGTCACTTGAAG GCAGCCCCTGATGAAAGTCGAGGCATCATCGCTTCTGCTCAGGCCATCTTGgacagagaaaattattttgtgagg GAGGTGGACAGGTATTTGAGGCACAACAATTTCTTAAATCTGAGGAAGAAGGAGATCCTCTACAAGAAATGGCTTGAGGATGTTTCAGagccactgctgcagaaaattgAGGACAAGATGGGCAGCCAGTCGAGTGACGAGATAGAGAAACGGAAGGAGGAACAGCTCACCCTCTATTTAAACTACTGCAAAAAGAAG GTTTCAATACCAGCCTTACAGGACCCTCTGTTAGAAGCCATTCAGCGAAAGTTCGTTGAGACAGGCATTGTCAAGCAGTGCGAGACAG GCAGGCTGTGCTCCGCCAGAGAGGTGAACGAGCTCAGTAAGGCAGAACCGCCGCTGCTTCCTCTGAGCCGGCAGCGCATGGATGCCGTGGCCTGGCTGAAGATCCCTCCGCTCTACATTGCGAGCGAGGCCCACCGGACCAGGAG GCTGCGAGTCGTGGAGCACCACACAGACAGCAAGAGCTGA
- the PFN4 gene encoding profilin-4: MSQLQALLNDSLIRTKHVENAAIININERKVCASTIGFYVPPENAINLIYSFYNNLMQVRREGLYFKQKHYKCVRADEYSIYLKNPDGGLIAVKTNAFILIATYKVGMYPSVCVEAVEKLADYFRDKGS, translated from the exons ATGAGCCAACTTCAGGCTTTGTTGAATGACAGTCTTATCAGAACAAAGCACGTGGAAAATGCAGCTATTATCaacataaatgaaagaaaagtctGTGCATCAACCATTGGCTTTTAT GTGCCACCAGAGAATGCCATAAACCTGATCTACAGTTTCTACAATAACTTAATGCAAGTCAGAAGGGAAGGACTCTACTTCAAGCAGAAGCACTATAAATGTGTCCGAGCAGATGAGTATTCCATCTATCTTAAAAAC CCAGATGGAGGCCTGATAGCTGTGAAGACCAATGCTTTCATCCTGATTGCTACTTACAAGGTGGGCATGTATCCCAGCGTGTGCGTGGAAGCTGTAGAGAAACTCG CAGACTACTTTAGAGACAAGGGCAGCTGA
- the FAM228B gene encoding protein FAM228B isoform X4, translating to MGCQQTHPMTCAVSSPKTPWQQRPKCPSRVTEQEQQKLWQAAPDESRGIIASAQAILDRENYFVREVDRYLRHNNFLNLRKKEILYKKWLEDVSEPLLQKIEDKMGSQSSDEIEKRKEEQLTLYLNYCKKKGYVALETYDPAEYDPFLLQRSTECWKVSIPALQDPLLEAIQRKFVETGIVKQCETGRLCSAREVNELSKAEPPLLPLSRQRMDAVAWLKIPPLYIASEAHRTRRLRVVEHHTDSKS from the exons ATGGGCTGCCAGCAG ACTCATCCGATGACGTGTGCTGTGAGTAGCCCAAAGACTCCCTGGCAGCAGAGGCCGAAGTGCCCCAGCCGTGTAACAgaacaggagcagcagaagctgtggCAG GCAGCCCCTGATGAAAGTCGAGGCATCATCGCTTCTGCTCAGGCCATCTTGgacagagaaaattattttgtgagg GAGGTGGACAGGTATTTGAGGCACAACAATTTCTTAAATCTGAGGAAGAAGGAGATCCTCTACAAGAAATGGCTTGAGGATGTTTCAGagccactgctgcagaaaattgAGGACAAGATGGGCAGCCAGTCGAGTGACGAGATAGAGAAACGGAAGGAGGAACAGCTCACCCTCTATTTAAACTACTGCAAAAAGAAG GGCTATGTGGCTTTGGAAACTTACGACCCAGCGGAGTACGACCCGTTCCTCCTGCAGAGGAGCACAGAGTGCTGGAAG GTTTCAATACCAGCCTTACAGGACCCTCTGTTAGAAGCCATTCAGCGAAAGTTCGTTGAGACAGGCATTGTCAAGCAGTGCGAGACAG GCAGGCTGTGCTCCGCCAGAGAGGTGAACGAGCTCAGTAAGGCAGAACCGCCGCTGCTTCCTCTGAGCCGGCAGCGCATGGATGCCGTGGCCTGGCTGAAGATCCCTCCGCTCTACATTGCGAGCGAGGCCCACCGGACCAGGAG GCTGCGAGTCGTGGAGCACCACACAGACAGCAAGAGCTGA
- the FAM228B gene encoding protein FAM228B isoform X2, with the protein MPPTHPMTCAVSSPKTPWQQRPKCPSRVTEQEQQKLWQRFPSAPARSNAANTFDCSRFFGKKNATKYWLTQKGLRHLKAAPDESRGIIASAQAILDRENYFVREVDRYLRHNNFLNLRKKEILYKKWLEDVSEPLLQKIEDKMGSQSSDEIEKRKEEQLTLYLNYCKKKGYVALETYDPAEYDPFLLQRSTECWKVSIPALQDPLLEAIQRKFVETGIVKQCETGRLCSAREVNELSKAEPPLLPLSRQRMDAVAWLKIPPLYIASEAHRTRRLRVVEHHTDSKS; encoded by the exons ATGCCGCCG ACTCATCCGATGACGTGTGCTGTGAGTAGCCCAAAGACTCCCTGGCAGCAGAGGCCGAAGTGCCCCAGCCGTGTAACAgaacaggagcagcagaagctgtggCAG AGGttcccctcagccccagcaagGAGCAACGCAGCAAACACTTTTGACTGCAGCAGATTCTTTGGGAAGAAGAATGCCACCAAATATTGGCTGACACAGAAGGGCTTACGTCACTTGAAG GCAGCCCCTGATGAAAGTCGAGGCATCATCGCTTCTGCTCAGGCCATCTTGgacagagaaaattattttgtgagg GAGGTGGACAGGTATTTGAGGCACAACAATTTCTTAAATCTGAGGAAGAAGGAGATCCTCTACAAGAAATGGCTTGAGGATGTTTCAGagccactgctgcagaaaattgAGGACAAGATGGGCAGCCAGTCGAGTGACGAGATAGAGAAACGGAAGGAGGAACAGCTCACCCTCTATTTAAACTACTGCAAAAAGAAG GGCTATGTGGCTTTGGAAACTTACGACCCAGCGGAGTACGACCCGTTCCTCCTGCAGAGGAGCACAGAGTGCTGGAAG GTTTCAATACCAGCCTTACAGGACCCTCTGTTAGAAGCCATTCAGCGAAAGTTCGTTGAGACAGGCATTGTCAAGCAGTGCGAGACAG GCAGGCTGTGCTCCGCCAGAGAGGTGAACGAGCTCAGTAAGGCAGAACCGCCGCTGCTTCCTCTGAGCCGGCAGCGCATGGATGCCGTGGCCTGGCTGAAGATCCCTCCGCTCTACATTGCGAGCGAGGCCCACCGGACCAGGAG GCTGCGAGTCGTGGAGCACCACACAGACAGCAAGAGCTGA
- the FAM228B gene encoding protein FAM228B isoform X1, with protein sequence MGCQQTHPMTCAVSSPKTPWQQRPKCPSRVTEQEQQKLWQRFPSAPARSNAANTFDCSRFFGKKNATKYWLTQKGLRHLKAAPDESRGIIASAQAILDRENYFVREVDRYLRHNNFLNLRKKEILYKKWLEDVSEPLLQKIEDKMGSQSSDEIEKRKEEQLTLYLNYCKKKGYVALETYDPAEYDPFLLQRSTECWKVSIPALQDPLLEAIQRKFVETGIVKQCETGRLCSAREVNELSKAEPPLLPLSRQRMDAVAWLKIPPLYIASEAHRTRRLRVVEHHTDSKS encoded by the exons ATGGGCTGCCAGCAG ACTCATCCGATGACGTGTGCTGTGAGTAGCCCAAAGACTCCCTGGCAGCAGAGGCCGAAGTGCCCCAGCCGTGTAACAgaacaggagcagcagaagctgtggCAG AGGttcccctcagccccagcaagGAGCAACGCAGCAAACACTTTTGACTGCAGCAGATTCTTTGGGAAGAAGAATGCCACCAAATATTGGCTGACACAGAAGGGCTTACGTCACTTGAAG GCAGCCCCTGATGAAAGTCGAGGCATCATCGCTTCTGCTCAGGCCATCTTGgacagagaaaattattttgtgagg GAGGTGGACAGGTATTTGAGGCACAACAATTTCTTAAATCTGAGGAAGAAGGAGATCCTCTACAAGAAATGGCTTGAGGATGTTTCAGagccactgctgcagaaaattgAGGACAAGATGGGCAGCCAGTCGAGTGACGAGATAGAGAAACGGAAGGAGGAACAGCTCACCCTCTATTTAAACTACTGCAAAAAGAAG GGCTATGTGGCTTTGGAAACTTACGACCCAGCGGAGTACGACCCGTTCCTCCTGCAGAGGAGCACAGAGTGCTGGAAG GTTTCAATACCAGCCTTACAGGACCCTCTGTTAGAAGCCATTCAGCGAAAGTTCGTTGAGACAGGCATTGTCAAGCAGTGCGAGACAG GCAGGCTGTGCTCCGCCAGAGAGGTGAACGAGCTCAGTAAGGCAGAACCGCCGCTGCTTCCTCTGAGCCGGCAGCGCATGGATGCCGTGGCCTGGCTGAAGATCCCTCCGCTCTACATTGCGAGCGAGGCCCACCGGACCAGGAG GCTGCGAGTCGTGGAGCACCACACAGACAGCAAGAGCTGA
- the TP53I3 gene encoding quinone oxidoreductase PIG3 — MLAAYFDCPGGPENLYVKEVMKPHPGEGEVLVKVSASALNRADLLQRRGKYPPPKGASEILGLEAAGSVAGLGPGCKGQWKIGDAVMALLSGGGQAEYVTVPEGCLMPAPNDMTFIQAAAIPEAWLTAFQLLHFVGKIQKGERVLIHAGASGVGMAAIQLVKLAKAIPIVTAGTQEKLKATANAGAAAGFDYKNEDFSEKVLAFTQGSGVDIILDCVGGSYWEKNLNCLSTDGRWIIYGLLSGGVVNGDLLARLLSKRGTIHTSLLRSRDKEYKEKLVKAFTENVLPYFAQGASPRLQPFVDSVYPLHEIAEAHRAMEENRNIGKIVIEMPVST, encoded by the exons ATGTTGGCAGCCTATTTTGATTGCCCAGGAGGCCCAGAAAATCTCTATGTGAAAGAAGTGATGAAGCCACATCCAGGAGAAGGAGAAGTTCTTGTGAAGGTCTCCGCTAGCGCTCTGAATAGGGCTGATTTACTCCAG aggAGAGGGAAGTATCCTCCCCCCAAAGGAGCAAGTGAAATTTTAGGCTTGGAAGCAGCTGGAAGCGTGGCTGGGCTTGGACCTGGCTGCAAGGGCCAGTGGAAGATTGGTGATGCGGTGATGGCTCTGCTCTCCGGAGGTGGCCAGGCAGAATACGTTACGGTACCCGAAGGCTGCCTGATGCCAGCCCCAAACGATATGACTTTTATTCAGGCTGCAGCCATTCCCGAAGCCTGGCTAACagcctttcagctgctgcattttgtaG GTAAAATACAGAAGGGGGAGAGAGTGTTGATCCATGCCGGAGCTAGTGGTGTTGGTATGGCAGCCATTCAGCTGGTAAAACTGGCAAAAGCTATTCCCATCGTGACAGCAGGAACTCAGGAGAAACTCAAAGCGACAGCAAAcgctggagcagctgcagggttCGACTACAAAAATGAAGACTTCAGTGAAAAGGTCTTGGCGTTCACCCAAG GTTCTGGCGTAGATATTATTTTAGATTGTGTTGGTGGCTCCTACTGGGAGAAGAACCTTAACTGTTTGAGTACTGATGGACGGTGGATTATTTATGGACTACTGAGTGGAGGTGTTGTAAATGGAGATTTGCTTGCAAGGCTGCTTTCCAAAAGAGGGACCATTCATACAAGTCTATTAAGATCACGAGACAAGGAG tataAGGAAAAGCTGGTGAAAGCCTTCACAGAAAACGTGCTGCCATATTTTGCCCAAGGAGCCTCCCCTCGTCTCCAGCCATTTGTCGACAGTGTTTACCCTCTGCATGAGATCGCGGAGGCACACAGGGcaatggaagaaaacaggaatatcGGCAAAATTGTCATTGAAATGCCTGTTTCAActtaa
- the SF3B6 gene encoding splicing factor 3B subunit 6, with product MAMQAAKRANIRLPPEVNRILYIRNLPYKITAEEMYDIFGKYGPIRQIRVGNTPETRGTAYVVYEDIFDAKNACDHLSGFNVCNRYLVVLYYNANRAFQKMDTKKKEEQLKLLKEKYGINTDPPK from the exons ATGGCGATGCAAGCGGCCAAACGAGCTAAT ATCCGGCTGCCGCCAGAAGTCAACCGGATCCTGTACATCAGGAACTTGCCCTATAAAATCACCGCGGAGGAGATGTACGATATCTTTGGGAAATACGGGCCTATTCGGCAGATCCGAGT TGGGAACACTCCCGAAACGAGAGGAACAGCCTACGTAGTCTATGAAGACATCTTCGATGCTAAAAACGCCTGTGATCATCTGTCAGGGTTCAACGTGTGCAACAGATACCTCGTCGTTTTGTACTACAACGCAAACAGG GCATTCCAGAAGATggacacaaagaagaaagaggaacagCTTAAACTTCTCAAGGAAAAATATGGAATTAACACAGACCCACCAAAATaa